The following DNA comes from Lolium rigidum isolate FL_2022 unplaced genomic scaffold, APGP_CSIRO_Lrig_0.1 contig_54168_1, whole genome shotgun sequence.
tcgctgcattcattacatatgcttacatagtatgatcaaggttatgatggcatgtcactccagaaattatctttgttatcgtttacctgctcgggacgagcaggaactaagcttggggatgctgatacgtctccgacgtatcgataatttcttatgttccatgccacattattgatgatatctacatgttttatacacattatatgtcgtatttatgcattttccggcactaacctattaacgagatgccgaagagccgattcttgttttctgctgtttttggtttcagaaatcctagtaaggaaatattctcggaattggacgaaatcaacgcccagggtcctatttttgcacgaagcttccagaagaccgagggatagacgaagtggggccacgaggcggccacacactagggcggcgcggcctgggcctgggccgcgccggcctgtcgtgtgaggccctcgtgtggccccctgacctgcccttctgcctacatatagccttcgtcgcgaaacccccagtaccgagagccacgatacggaaaaccttccagagacgccgccgccaatcccatctcgggggattcaggagatcgcctccggcaccctgccggagaggggaatcatctcccggaggactcttcaccgcaatggtcgcctccggagtgatgagtgagtagttcacccctggactatgggtccatagcagtagctagatggtcgtcttctcctcatgtgcttcattgtcggatcttgtgagctgcctaacatgatcaagatcatctatctgtaattctatatgttgtgtttgtcgggatccgatggatagagaatactatgttatgttgattatcaatctattacctatgtgttgtttatgatcttgcatgctctccgttattagtagagactgtggccaagtttttactcttaactccaagagggagtatttatgctcgatagtgggttcatgcctccattaaatctgggacaggtgacgaaagttctaaggttgtggatgtgttgttgccactagggataaaacattgatgctatatccgaggatgtagttattgattacattacgcaccatacttaatgcaattgtctgttgtttgcaacttaatactggaaggggttcggatgataacctgaaggtggactttttaggcatagatgcatgctggatagcggtctaagtactttgtcgtaatgcccaattaaatctcacaatactcatcatatcatgtatgtgcatggtcatgccctctctatttgtcaattgcccgactgtaatgtgttcacccaacatgctatttatcttatgggagagacacctctagtgaactgtggaccccggtccattcttttacattgaatacaatctactgcaatacttgttctactgtttttcgcaaacaatcatcatccacactatacatctaatcctttgttacagcaagccggtgagattgacaacctcactgttacgttggggcaaagtactttggttgtattgtgcaggtttcacgttggcgccgaaatccctggtgttgcgccgcactacatcccgctgccatcaaccttcaacgtgcttcttggctccttctggttcgataaaccttggtttctttctgagggaaaacttactgctgtgcgcatcacaccttcctcttggggttcccaacggacgtgttatctACGCGCATCAGTTGCCGTCATCAATGTGACTCCAAACGCGTGTGGCATTGATGGTGACACAGAAGGCATGCGTCGCCCGCCAGTACTGGCACATGCACTGAAGGCGAAGGGGGTCATTGATGGTGGCGTGAAGACCAGCGGGAGCAGAAGGCAAAACAGGCGCGCGAACGTTACCAAGCAGGCCTAGAATGAAAGCAGGAGGACACGCACGCATCCGCGAAAACGCAATTCTAGTCCAAATTTGGGCTACGAATGTATAATCGGTGTCTTGATTCGTTTGAGTTTGGACCGTTGAGATGGGTTTTCCATGTCCTCATGTTTGTACGGACCAAAACAGACCGCATCGATCTACTTATGTCGGCCCCTAAAGCATTCATTAGAATAGCTCTATCGCTATCAATCCATCAAGTATCAGGTAGTAGTTATGTGTTAACGTAATGGCATTATTATTGGAACTAACTCGTTTAAGACGTGGATTTTGTCAACTTAGATTCATCCGGCCTCATATTCTTCCCATGTTCTACTTTAAATGTTTGCCATTCATTacataagcaaaaaaaaaaaggtgttcATGAACTGCACATTTCTGCCAAAGAGAGCCAAAATATCCCCTTAAAAAAAGAGAACTACAACCAAGCAGCTCTTCTTTTTTTAGAGGGAAAGCCCCTTGTGTTGATTCCCCGACTCTACTAGCTATGATCGCCACCCACCGGAGGAAGAGAAGGTATGAGTTTAGCATGTTGTCGTTAACTTGTACTATCTCCATCCAAAGACTTTAGGTTTATACTGTATTtttaagtcaaaccaagtaaagtttgaccaaacttttaaaaaaaaatatcaaCAAATATGGTAGATACCGTatggaaatatattttattatatatCTAATGATATTACTTTTGTATTCTGCATCTTAATGATTTTTaataaaacttgatcaaacttggtatagtttgactttctaaaaataatataagtcttaagctttgggatggaggtagtataaacTAATTGCACATAAAATAACAACTACTTGCCATTTAATTGTACAATATTTATTTCTTATTCTAATGTTGATTGAACAATTTGGATCATCCCTCCGTCCATCAAACTAGTGTTTAGAACTttggatacatccgaatttagacaaaccTCTAACATCCTTCAATGAACAGAGGTACGTCAGtggttatttttatttttgacaaGGAATGTAATGGGCGGAGACCATGCAACATTTATATTAAAAAAAAGAACCTAAATATGCTTTCCCGAGGACTTGAACCTAATGGCTTGGTTGTACTACATGATTGGTAGAAACCAAATGAACTAGGTTTACTTCTTAATCTCAGTGTGGTTATCGATGTGTGTTGTTTGACATTTGATCAATTAGAACTACAGGAGCGCTAGAAAAGGTAATTCTGATGGATTTCACCTGTGATACATGTTTTAATATCCTGTGGTGCACCATCCATAATCACCAATGAAAGCTACGTGTAAACAATATAGAACTGGAAGTCAGGAGATGTGTCTCCACGATTAGAAAGTCAATTTCTTTTGCTCAGGAATAGCAATTATCTTGAAACAGTGACAACTATTTTTTAAATGGGTGGTAACAGTTAATAATATCTTCAAAATAGTGGACAAAAAATATATGTaaagtcaaaaaaaaatccaacttaATTGGAGAGGGTGGTTGTTGATTGGTATGACTGCATGAAGACTCTCTTCCTTACAACACCGTGGATGAAGGTCAGATTCACCAAAATCTCTGCAGATTTCAACACGAAAATCCCATTGGTAAGTTTGTGCTAAAATGTACTTAAATATGGAGATAATTTTCAGATGAAATCCATCGTTACCAATGCAATTCAGTGAGCAGATCTGATGGCTTTCATGATTGGTCAGAGTGTCAAATATAAAgccagagcctcatattccgcctttATCTCCAGTGAAAGGTGAAAGGGAATTCCAGCAGGAACTAAGAGATCGCATTTAGAACATTGGTAAAACTTTGAGGACAGTCATACTGGTAAGGTTATAACAAATGAATAAAGCATGGGAAAACTCAaagtgtagcccgagctacatgtagcctgtttttttacaaaatttgaattcaacattaaaagtttcaaaaaaaatctgaaaaaaaatctgaatgtagccaatgatgtactctacaacTGTGCAAATTTTCAGAATGAAATATTTTATATtagaggctacacaaaaatgacaaattttgaCAAATGTTGGAGGTTTCAAAACCTACACTGTTCACGTTTTCAGATTCATGGATTTATGAATTTTGCACAGCCCAAAATACTGAGTCTTTGCTATTGCTTTTTTTTTCACAGTCATAGagtacatcattggctacctaTAGAATTTTTGTTCCTAACTTTTTGAAAATATAAAATGCCATTTTCGAATTTTGGAAAAACAGGCtacatgtagcccgagctacaaaaTGCCACACTCGCAAAGCATGCCCTTATACCATGTAGTTTCCAATTATCAAAATGGGAGAAAAATCATTATAACATGTATGTACCTGACTCCTCAATCACATTGTCTAAAAAAATGAAGGCAATGCTAGATCTGATAGGCCATACAGACCACAATAAGATCACCTTACCTGTTTTTTGCCAATTGAGAGCAGAGCTGCAAGTTATGACCAAAGAAAACGAATCAGCATCTGTTCCTGTTGCATGGGAACCAAATATTGGGTGGACAATGTACAACAAATATATCAGAACTTAAAATTCACAGTCTAGGTCTAACTCACAGTCTTCAGCCGTCATATTAGTCTGATGGTTTGCTCAAGAAACTTGTTCCGCTGCCTCTGCCTGCTAATGTAAACCCAAGAAAACCTTTTGCAACAAATGCAGAAAATATGTTCTATTTTCCTTTTGGGATATACTTCATAATGCAGATTAGCAGATTCTATGATCAACTTCGAAGCCATTCAGGCCCAGGAATGAGAAAGAGGGAGGGGTGGGGGACCTGCAGTCAGCTTGCTCATTGTTGGACGGCTGGACCTATGTGGATGTTGGTTCTTGCTTGCCTGGCAATCTGTGTTAGATATGATAAGGGCAAAAAACTTGTCTTAGTGTCTTTGAACGAGGAAGGATAAGCAAAGGGTTACAGTCAATCATTTCGATCAAATGCAGCCCAAAATTTCTTGTGCTCCTGTGACAATGCATGTTGTTTTCGCTGGCTCGATGTGTCAAAATCTTTAAATATTATATGTgcattgtttttatttttatttttaaatttataTGTGCATTATGTTTACATGCGCGGCCGGAAAGAATTTTAATGCAATGCAcgaggcattcaactagtatagggtaaaaagtgtcaaaaaggtTAAGTGGGAGACAAAATCACATACACAGGGTAAGAAGTAGAATCCACTCAAGTAAAAAGTAAAAGACTTACCTGTCAGTACTTTCCCAAGCTCACTTAAAACCCCCTCTATTTCTTTTAAACGGGATGGGGCTATATTTTCTACTTGTTCCAAGAAACAACGTGGcagtatgatttcctatgcaccttcttTTAACTTAGGCCTACACACCCAATTATGTACACTTGTTACAAATGAATAATGTACACCTAGAGATACAAGAATGTACAGGAAAAATGGATTACAATGTTCTCTTCAGGAGTCAGGAGTCAGACATGCGATTTGATCTAATGAAAAGTAAAGCCGACCCATTGACACCGCGAAGAATCATCAACCTTGAATCAATGTAGGTACCGCAAACAATCTTTGACAAGTCGAACATTTCTGGCGGGGTCTGAGTACGGACCTCTTGCAGCACTTTCCGTGCAGAATTGACATTCAAAGTGGACCCGCAACTCATCGACACATCGACTTCGTCATCATCGACATTAATGCTTGCTGCGGGGAGGCTAGCTGGCAGCTGCTTGATATTTGAAGCTTTTCCCCATTTACCACGACGATAACTAGAAGATGTAATCCTCCTCCCTTCAATATCATCTGCATTGGTATAAATGCTCCCATGAGTTATCCTTGCTGATGTGGTAAGCGACAAAATTCCTTCAGTGCCAGATTTGTCATGAGGCCAGTCAGATTCTGGCATAATTTTGAAACCAATTTCTGATGTAAGGGATAAAACAGGATCAACAGACTCTGGAGTTTCAGCAAATGTGAGGAACGCATCAGTGATCAGGACTCTGGGGGTAGCCTGACGAAGTGTTAGACCGATGTGCCTTCCAGTACAGTATAAGAGGCACCAACGACCAGGAAGGAGGGAAAGCCAATTCTAAGTaaacaaaagcaaaaaagaaATACATATAAGTAATCATGTCAAGAAGAGAACACATGAATTGAAAAAAGAGACAAAAATAAAATGGAAATACATTGATAACAAGAACCATCTATCCTGCAAAACAAATAGGGAATTAAAATGTTCTCTCTTGAATTTTCTATGGACACACAGCAGAATATAACAAATAGATCAAGTGAACTCATCACATGTAAACCCTACAATCATTGTGATCAAGAAACTATAACGGCTTATCTAAAAAAAACTAAGCTCAGGCAGTCAATTAGCTCAGAACAAAGTTCACCTCACACGGTATTTATAATTAACATTTATCAGAACTTGGAGCAGGAACACAACAGTTACCTCTGTTCTTGGATTAGGGTTCAGCACCTCCATCAACTCAATGAAATATGATAACCGTCTACGCTGTAAACATGGTAAATGAAGCTTTATAAGTTAACTGGGCTTCCGTCACAGTTCTTCATATAAGTTACGAATGATAGCTTTCATTGTAAGTGTCAGGTTCACTTTGGATCGAAGCTCAAGCCTCTTGTGAACATTTGGGCTGGAGATTCTGCTTGAGTCATACAGTATGTCAGAAAAATAATACCTGATGATGTCCATAAATATAATCTTCAGCCAGGCGGACAGCAGTAGATCCCAAACCCCAACGGACAACATTCACAGTTGGACTTATACGCCATTTAGGTCCACAAAGGAACGGATGTCGGAGTGCATCGATGCAACTACAGATTAAGTTAATATAAGAAAGTAAGAATTTCGAATTATCTAATGCCAGTATCAAACCTgttccaaatttgtaaatttaGCTTGTAGGATTACTAACAGTAGGATTAATCTTACCTTATCCTTTTGTCAGGTTTTGTTGCTAGTAGTACGGCCAAAAGATTCCAACCAGCACCCCAGTTCCTATCTAGCATCTAAGAATAACAACAGAAAACCATAATAACATCAGATAGCTTCAAGAAATAATATGTCGCGGAAATATACTGTAGATATAAATCCTTACCTGCAGGCCAATATTCCCAGATGGGGAATTTTGGGTTAGAATTGGTACAAGGAACTCACGCAGACATGATGGATCATTTCCCTGCAATATAGGTTACTGATCATGGAGTCATAGTTTTCTTAGTTCCACTATAAACATTTTTAAAAACTTAAAAAAGTTGAAGTCACCTGCATGAATATGTGGTGTTAAATCTCAAACAGACCTACGGCTGTAACATTGCAAGTCAAAAGGATATCTAAGATCTTGCAATAAGGCGAAGCTCTAAATCCCCAATATTACTGAAACATTATGGAGAGCATGTTGGCATGCCCAACCGCCAGAAGGGGATCGGGCAGTAGCTGCTAAGTTTGTATATTTGGTAGAAGTCCTTTAGGATTTTGTTGGCGCTAGCTCTAGCtagctctctctgtctctctctcactcacggacagaggtagaagaaagacacaagacaCTGAAGTTTTTCCGGGCCGGCGCAcgaacgccgccgtgggcgcacGAACGCCCCaatcttctttatctttgcaatgtcTACATGATCAGCTCTGGTACTCTATTAGCTCGTACCAGGACAGCAGGTCTTATAGCTAGTCTGGTGCCAGGAGCACGAACTCCACGCTGCAGCTCGATCCGCATGCGCCGGCCGCGCGCACGACGCGCACAAACACGTACCACGCAGCTGCCTCCAACAGCTAGCAACGACCCCCTACTGCATGCAGCTCTCCATGCTACGGACGCGGCTACTAACTGACTATGACTAGAAACACAAACGCACACTAGGCACAGCTGCCACGGCCATGAGCAGGAACACGGACGAGGCCACGCAGTCCGGACTCGACCTAGGCGCACACACGCTGGTCGACGTCGCGGCGTGGCTTATTCCTAACATTCTCCTCCTAAGCCACGACTTCCCCTAAACCACGACATGCCGTCGCCGGAGTTGATGCAGCTCCCGTTGTTGTCCTCGTCGCCATGACCACCACTACGGCCTCACGGAAAGTGAACACCGCTGCATTCTCCGCACAGACGCCACagcctccatcttctccctcaGCGACGCACGCCGAGCTCcgccggcgacacacgccgaCTCCGCCACCGAGCTCCTCAGCGACACACGCCGAGCTCCTCCATGACGCCATGCCCTGCGCGCCCCGGCTCGCGCACACGATCGCACACTGACGTGATCGACGCGGCTGTCCTGCGCTCCGCTGGACACGTTCTCCTCCGGTGATCCGCACGCCCTCGGCTCACGCACATGCCGCGCACTGACGCAGGCAACGCGGCCGCTCGAGCAGCtcgatcttcttcctccttggcgaCCGTCGCCCGCTCCACACGCCTCCAGCTCACGCCCATGCCGCGCACTGACGCAGGCAACGCGGCCAGCCCGGCGCGCCCAGGACGCGGTCCTCttcctcggcgacacacgccgggTTTCTTCCATGGCCGTCGCATGGCGCCGCTACGGCCTCCGTGGCCGCGCAGCTCCTCCATGCCACCGCCATGCCGCGCCACCGCGGCCTCTGCGCCACCACGCAGGTCCGCCGCGGTCGCCGCGCTCGCCGCACATACGGCGTCCCCTCGCCGCCTCCGCGTCCGCCGTGCTCGTCGCGGACTGACCGCGCGCCACGGCCGCGCCTCGGATCgacaaggctctgataccacatgtTGGGGCTGGCCTCGGCGAAACACGTCGAACCAGCCCTCCGGCGAAAAACGCCGCTGCCCTCTAACAGCTAGCAACGACCCCCTACTGCATGCAGCTCTCCATGCTACGGACGCGGCTACTAACTGACTATGACTAGAAACACAAACGCACACTAGGCACAGCTGCCACGGCCATGAGCAGGAACACGGACGAGGCCACGCAGTCCGGACTCGACCTAGGCGCACACACGCTGGTCGACGTCGCGGCGTGGCTTATTCCTAACAGATTTATGGATCATTGTCCCTCTTACGACTGTAATTATGTGGTTGTTGCAGCCTTTCTTCTTAACAGAAATTATGTGCCGTCAATGTGTATTCATCAGATATATCTTACTTTCtctatccataaaaggatgtctcaactttgtctagatacacatgtatctagacgtgttttagaGTGTACATACAtgaaaatttagacaaagttgagacattctTTTATGGACGGAAGGAGCATTATTAGCTTAGGATGGTATTTCTAATTTTTTTACTAATATCCGCGGAGATTTTACGAAAAATATTCTCAACATTCAGGGTTTAGATGCAAAGCGATTATACTGTAATAGGCATACAATGCCATTGCAAGAACAAGGATGGAATAATGGAATGACAAGCCGCACAAAGGAATAACTCAAGGGGAATGCACACAAAAAACACCTTAGTCAAGAAGGACTTGAATTTTAGAAATGTTGATGAATCCATGAGCTCTCTGAGAACCATCTTTGCCATGATGAAGCCAACGCATCTAGGGAAAAAAATATTTCAATTAATAGTGTGCATGCAGTTAACTACTGTTAACTGCAAACAGAAGCTACCAAACCTACCTCATGTCAAATGCTATCATCATTTTTCTTCTTTCATTGTTACTTGCCACTGTACTGTTGCTAGGATCACTGTCATGAAAATCAACAGCATTCCCAAGAATACCAACCTAACAAAGATGAAGAAAACACGAAATTGATAACCGTGTTAACTTTAGATGGAATGAAAGCTACAGAACATTGGGACAAAAAGAACGCACAAACTTCACACGGTTTAGTCAAATGTACATTTTAGATTAATAGGGGGATCACTCCCCAATTCCATTTCATAAGTGAAACCTGTGATCAGGTTATAGATTCAAATATTTCCAGGCTTAACACGACAAGTACGCATATGGCAAGTGATACAAGTGCACATCTGGACACCAGCATTCTTAAAGAAGGCTGTTCGAATGTCATACTCAGCAATATACACAAGGAGGCACACCTCACCCAAAGTACATTTAAGAGACAGCAGCTAATTGTTCATAGCAATAATGCAAATGTTAC
Coding sequences within:
- the LOC124681738 gene encoding probable plastid-lipid-associated protein 14, chloroplastic is translated as MPLAAAAAAACPTPIGLGPRPSCRASAQPRRRRRVRLEASSSASAPAPAKADEGGGAGPCPVVRFDMADFTIADRVSVGLHGRSDETIFEATVRDPSSELYGSTVVLRQLTSSQAKRRGRRALEVLKKLARRQMMYHSYAMQVHGYVTPTKAMDVEEVDAPLVLVHGYHGSYSLRHWLQLSDWLPTLEATLALDEEQVRRVGDDSIGGPAVTRQLRLIRILMRDLLIGVNYLHSHGMAHTELRLENVHVSPVDKHVKVGILGNAVDFHDSDPSNSTVASNNERRKMMIAFDMRCVGFIMAKMVLRELMDSSTFLKFKSFLTKGNDPSCLREFLVPILTQNSPSGNIGLQMLDRNWGAGWNLLAVLLATKPDKRISCIDALRHPFLCGPKWRISPTVNVVRWGLGSTAVRLAEDYIYGHHQRRRLSYFIELMEVLNPNPRTENWLSLLPGRWCLLYCTGRHIGLTLRQATPRVLITDAFLTFAETPESVDPVLSLTSEIGFKIMPESDWPHDKSGTEGILSLTTSARITHGSIYTNADDIEGRRITSSSYRRGKWGKASNIKQLPASLPAASINVDDDEVDVSMSCGSTLNVNSARKVLQEVRTQTPPEMFDLSKIVCGTYIDSRLMILRGVNGSALLFIRSNRMSDS